The Sander lucioperca isolate FBNREF2018 chromosome 15, SLUC_FBN_1.2, whole genome shotgun sequence genome window below encodes:
- the LOC118493225 gene encoding acetyl-coenzyme A synthetase 2-like, mitochondrial, which yields MRKRCVLSDVNSCSVLQDEHPAVPESAVIGIPHDIKGEVPFAFVVLKEEFSDDPPVVLQQLRELIATKIAKYAVPDHFLVVKRLPKTRSGKIMRRILRKVATETTGDLGDVSTLDDPSVVTEIMDAYELYRKQRGAEEKKKK from the exons ATGAGGAAACGCTGTGTACTATCTGATGTTAACAGCTGTTCTGTCCTGCAGGATGAACATCCAGCTGTTCCAGAATCAGCTGTGATCGGAATCCCACATGACATCAAAGGGGAAG taccGTTTGCCTTCGTGGTTCTGAAGGAGGAGTTTTCTGATGACCCCCCCGTCGTCCTGCAGCAGCTCAGAGAACTCATCGCCACCAAAATCGCCAAATACGCCGTCCCCGACCACTTCCTG GTGGTGAAACGTCTGCCGAAGACTCGCTCCGGGAAGATCATGAGGCGGATCCTCAGGAAGGTTGCCACGGAAACCACCGGCGACCTCGGCGACGTGTCGACTCTGGATGACCCGTCCGTCGTCACCGAGATCATGGACGCCTACGAGCTGTACAGGAAGCAGCGAGgagcagaggagaagaagaagaagtag